AAAGGACTGACACCATGCCCCATTACGACCTTCTTGTTCTCGGCGCCGTGTCCAAGGACATCATCATCACCCCGGAGGACGTGGAGCACTCCGTCGGCGGCGCGGTGGTCTACTCCTCCGTCGCCCTGCGCCATCTGGGGGCGAAGCTGCTGGCGGTGACCAAGCTGCACCCGGACGACCGGGCGGCGCTGGAGGTCTTCGACCGCCACGGCGTGCCGTACCTTGTCCGGGAGTCCCGCACCACCACGTCCATCCGGAACACCTACCACACGGCGGACCGGGACCGGCGCACCTGCGAGGCCCTGGGCATGGCCGAGCCGTTCACCCTGGCGGACGTGCCCGCGGACGCCACGGCGGACGTGTACTACCTGGGCGGGCTCATGAAGGGCGAGTTCCCGGAGGAGCTGGTACTGGAGATGTGCGCCCGGGGCCGGGTCGCCATTGACGCGCAGGGCTTCATGCGGGTCAACGACAACGGCCCCATGGTCTTCCGCGACTGGGACCGGAAGCGCGAGGTCATCCGCGCCGTCCACTACCTGAAGACCGACCACGCCGAGGCGGAAACCCTCACGGGCGAGAAGAACCGGGTGCGCGCCGCGAAGATGCTTGCCTCCTGGGGGGCGAAGGAGGTCATGCTCACACACCACACCGAGGTGCTGGTGTGCGCGGAGGGCGAAATCCACGCCGCGCCCTTCACGGCGCGAAACCTTTCCGGGCGCACCGGGCGCGGCGACACCTGCTTCGCCTCGTATTGCTATTGGCGCCGGAACCATTCGGCGGAGGAGGCCTGCCGCTTCGCCGCGGCCGTCACCTCGCGGAAGATGGAGCGCCCCGGCCCCTTCACCGGAACCGTCGAGGACGCCGTGGAGTAGTCATAAACGGAGAGCGCACCATGCAACGACGCGACTTCCTGTTGACGACCATGGGGGCTGGCGCGGCCGGCCTCGCGCTTCCGGGAAATGCCGCCGCCCCGGCGGACCCCCCCGCAACGCCGTCCGCACCCCCGGGAGTATCCCCCATTCTGGCATCCCACACGGCGGAGGACCACCGGACGCGCCTTGAGAACATCCGCCGCTGCGGGCGCGCCGTCCGTACCTGCCTGCGCGAGCATCTGGTCACGGACTATCTCCCGGCCCATGCCACCTACAACCTCGGGGAGTACCCCTCGCGCGAGCGGTGGGCGCCCAGTGACTATGACGAGGAGGAGCTTGACCGTCTCAGAGACCACGGGATACAGATCATCCAAGTGTTTGACGACTGGAACGACTCGCTGCGCCTGTTCGGGGGGGACAAGTACAGCCCGGTCAATCCGGAGGGGTTCCGCAGGTTTGTGGACATGGTGCACCGGCGCGGCATGAAAATCCTGCCCTACATCAGCACCGGGTTCCTCCAGCGGACCGACCCGGATTTCCGCCCGGAATGGTCGCGCGAGGGCGACTTTCTTGTCCTCGGCTACTGGAACATGGCGCGCTGCTCCCCGGCCAGCGCCGGATGGCGCGCCTACATGCTGCCGAAGGTGCTGGCCGTGCTGGACGAGTACGGCGCGGACGGCCTCTACGACGACGGCGGCTACCTCGCCAACCGGCACCACGGCCGGGGCGCGCCCACGGCGGACGAGGTGGCGGACGCCTTCGAGGAGACGCCGGACCACGACGGGGCCTTCGCCGACCTGCTGGGGCTGCTGTACAGCGAGGTCAAGCGGCGCGGGGGCATTTTCAAGCTCCATGTCAACGGGGCGGAGGAGCCGATGACGCGGGGCCTGCGGACCTATGACTACCTCTGGGTCGGCGAGGGCGTCGGCAATCTCGACGCCATGCGGGAGACAGTCAAGAACTACCGCCCCTATGTGGTTCCCTGCCCCGATGTGACCTTTGCCCCCTACGCCGACGCGGACGAGCCGTACCTGCACGGCATCCCCTACATGCAGTTCCCCCTGCTCCAGGCAGGCCGTCCGTTTACCGGGGAGCGCGCCATGATCCCCGGCGTCGCCTACAACCCCGACCCGAACGATTTCTGGATGCGCATCTGCCGGGATGCGTGGAAGTTTCACCGGGAGCACCCCGAGGGGCCGCATGCCTACGGGGCGTGGGACGCGATCCCCGGACGAAGCGACACCCGGCCCACCCATCTCCGCTGGCTCCGACAATACACGCCCCTGGTCGAGGAGGGGACCCGCGCCTGG
The nucleotide sequence above comes from Candidatus Hydrogenedentota bacterium. Encoded proteins:
- a CDS encoding carbohydrate kinase — translated: MPHYDLLVLGAVSKDIIITPEDVEHSVGGAVVYSSVALRHLGAKLLAVTKLHPDDRAALEVFDRHGVPYLVRESRTTTSIRNTYHTADRDRRTCEALGMAEPFTLADVPADATADVYYLGGLMKGEFPEELVLEMCARGRVAIDAQGFMRVNDNGPMVFRDWDRKREVIRAVHYLKTDHAEAETLTGEKNRVRAAKMLASWGAKEVMLTHHTEVLVCAEGEIHAAPFTARNLSGRTGRGDTCFASYCYWRRNHSAEEACRFAAAVTSRKMERPGPFTGTVEDAVE